The Cloeon dipterum chromosome 3, ieCloDipt1.1, whole genome shotgun sequence genome includes a region encoding these proteins:
- the LOC135940677 gene encoding cubilin-like: MIRRGVTCLVGVSSGFTNSPPRVDEICGTHNGRKLYLDLGDRGTLRASFVDDALLQQEQRTSHATCSLEIVTCPACVITATFKYLNLSSCSTDSSCRCDYVWIFEPPFESSGSPFCGNNGGGQSYRSLTRTLHVSYLFSTKRRDAFEIEYRAERNKQVLGLTPSTAITKSGFDGNATRGGELVSPFFPANYPRDIGIEYVITTMDQKSNVQVIFTDFQLSSSSIIEMYDWNGQRLQVSSGASFRPPIVISSGPSLIIRFYANGGFGLGFKAVYTFLTKW; the protein is encoded by the exons GTGTGACATGTCTGGTAGGCGTATCGTCGGGATTCACAAACTCGCCGCCGCGGGTTGACGAGATCTGCGGCACTCACAACGGGCGCAAGCTGTACCTGGACCTGGGCGACCGGGGCACCCTGAGAGCGTCGTTCGTGGACGACGCCCTTCTGCAGCAGGAGCAGCGCACGTCGCACGCCACCTGCAGCCTCGAAATCGTCACTTGCCCAGCGTGCGTCATCACGGCCACCTTCAAGTACCTCAACCTCTCGTCCTGCAGCACAGACTCCTCTTGcag aTGCGACTACGTTTGGATTTTTGAGCCGCCGTTTGAGTCGTCGGGCAGCCCTTTTTGCGGCAACAACGGCGGCGGGCAGTCGTACAGGTCGCTCACCAGGACCTTGCACGTTTCCTACCTCTTCAGCACCAAGCGCAGGGATGCTTTCGAGATCGAGTACCGCGCAGAAa gaaacAAGCAGGTTTTGGGCCTAACACCGTCCACGGCGATTACCAAGTCAGGCTTCGATGGCAATGCGACGCGCGGCGGAGAGCTCGTTTCGCCTTTCTTCCCTGCCAATTATCCGCGCGACATCGGCATCGAGTACGTGATCACCACCATGGACCAGAAGTCCAACGTCCAGGTCATTTTCACCGACTTCCAGCTTTCTTCCTCCAGCATTATCGAG atgTACGATTGGAACGGACAAAGACTGCAAGTGTCGTCTGGCGCGTCTTTCCGGCCGCCGATCGTCATTTCGTCAGGTCCATCCCTCATTATCAGGTTCTACGCTAACGGAGGATTTGGACTGGGCTTTAAGGCCGTTTACACCTTTCTAACTAAATGGTAA